GTAATATTAAATTTTattgactaattttcttttaTGTATTTTAGAGATTGCATGAATCAATCCATGATAAATACCCAGTTTTAAATTAATTGAATTCTATGTCATAAAATAATCAgcttttttaattaattcattttgatgatgaatttatgGAGGGTGTTTTAGACTATTCCATAGGGCACAACAAAAGGCTATTTAGGAAAATGACATCAGGAGTTCCTTGGGTATAAAATCATTAATTACCACAAAAATGTGTCCaacatacatttttttttataaaggtaAGAAAATGAGGAAATTAACTTAGGAGCCCATCCGGTCGAGGCTGACTCCTAAGTAATCGTCATATACAATCTTACTAAGGACATGActacttttaatctgaatataCATAGAATCTATGACTAAATGATAAATATTTGCTGCCCAATATCCTACTCAGTTGGCTTCTCTGTAGATGTGCTTAATATTGATAGTGGAGAATTTTTTTCATTAGAACCTTGATGTCGTCGATGATGTTTTGAAGTTTCCAAGGAGTATTACAAACACTCTGACAGTGGTAACGACCAGGAGATTATCGCCTTCAATAAGTAGGTTGAAGATTTTAAGATTGACGGCTTCCTGAAGCCCTTTATTTTATGTAGCGCCATTGCTTCCTCCATATAGACTTGAGTAGTACCAAGATTATAAGCCACCGCCAACTTTATATGACCGTTGTTGTCTCTAATGATAAGACATGCCGCTGAGTTGTTCTGGCGAGAACCGTCGAAGTTGAGCTTGAAGACTCCTAGGGGAGGAGGAAACCAACTCACCATAATGGAAGGGGAGATGTTGGAGGAGAAGGATATGGATGGAGTTGAGTGTTAGGGAAAGCGGGGGATTGAAAAGAATTCAGATGGAGCCTATAATCCCATTCTTTATAATGATGGTAGGCTTTGAAGTAGCATTTCAAAGGTGAGTAAGTCATTTGAGAAAAGATAACGTTGTTTCTTTCTTTCCAGATGGACCACGTacataagaaaaataaatttcgaAAGTGTTTTTTGGGTAACGGCCTAGTTCTTACGACCGTATACATAAGTATACATTAAAATACAAGTACACGAGCATAAAATAGTTTTGGTTGTAGCTTATACAAAGATTGGGCCATGTAATAGTTTTACCAACTTAGCTGAGAATTTGTTGTGTTTTTTCCCCACATTAATATACTTAACTCGAAAAGGTTGAgtgtttaattttggaaattgtttttaccacctaataaaaacggaaatttattttttaccacctaaaaagaaCTTGTATTTTTTCATCTAAAAAGTATGAAaagttattttttaccacctattaACGGAAAAATTGAAGAAATCGTTATGTGGGGGACACGATAACGGTAATACTTCAAATTTCTTCTCTTACACCACTATTTCACGTTGCTCCCTTTCTCTTCCCTATTGTTGTGTAACTTGCGTTCTTCCCTTCTGCTAGATTTTTCCCAGTTTTCACAAAATTGATAAAAGTCCCTTCTGCTAGATATTTTTCTCCTCCCATTAATacacaaaatttataaattttctcAAATTGATAATCTTTTCCAGATTTGCAAAGGAGATTCAGGAGCTTCTTTAAGGTATAATTTATGTGGgtcaaaaataatatgtcagcAATTTGTAATGAGTAATTGAAACGATGTTAATTGTGTTTATAAACCAATTTGTGTGTGTAATTGATTAGGCAAAATGATGTTTGTTAAGCAATTTGCTggatttattattcaattacttacattaaacccaaaaattgaaaataaaatttagggTTCATAACAACTTTGAATTGGGAATTCCTTGAATGTGAATTATTTTTTCAAATTAAGGTTAGAAAatgctaatttaattaattatgaactaATTAGGAACACTTTTATACATCAAAATTTAGGGGATAATGTATCCTCTTAGTTTATCTCCTTCAAAGGAGAAAAAAATTTGTTGTTTCTGCTACCCCTACTGTAAGGAATTTTAATTTGCTAGTGAACTCAAGTGTTTTACGTTGCTCAGTTGCTGCTCGCATGATCTCCTGAAGTTCTCTGATCAAAAGTTCTTTTCAGATACACTTTGTTCTTGAGAATAAAGTTGCTTTTTTCTAAACAATCCTCCCGCCCATTTCAAATATAAAAGAGATGAATTGGTTGAAGCATAGCAAATCAACAACAAATATAAGACCAAGTCAACCTAAGTCAACTGTGGTCATGGATCTGAATCTACATAGCAAAGCAGAAGCAGCTTAATGTACATAGCAAAGTAAATATCATAGCGGATTGTGCATAGCAGCAGCAACTTAGCATAACAACAACAGTAGAAGATAGCATACCAACAGCAGAAGAGAGCAACAGCACAGTATAGCAACATAATAATGGTAGAgaattaaatttctttaaagAGAGGAGGAGGGTGAAGAGGGTGAAGAAGTAAAGAAATTCTAAGAGAATCGGAGAAAGAACGTACAAATTAAATTGGAGGGAAGTTGAATTTGGTGGGCCCCACATTTAACGATTTGTTCAATTTTTCCGTAATTAGGTGGTAAaaataactttttatttttctaggtggtaaaatacaaatattttttaggtggtaaaacaaTTTTTGAGTTTTCTAGGtggaaaaaaataatttgtctTTAATTTTTACTATTTTTTCACTATTAAATTATTGTATGCATAcactttaaatttttctttagaAATAACTGAGCAACAATTTTGTGGTTtttgaaaatccaaaaatttCCCCTCATTTGCGACACAATATAACAAAAAATTTGCAAGGGTTTTTTTCCCCGAAGAACTCGAACATGGTTATCTTGCTAAAAGCTACTCCCTACGTCCCttttttatatttatgtttgatatcATACACACGGTGTAACGactaattgttatttttttttaaaccatgcaaactatttatttatataatgcttgcacttttatcaaaattggaCATTGAAAAAGTGTGAGAGTTAAATGTTATAATGGGGAAGTGTGACAAATTAAATGacctaatgaatttaattattaaatataatCATTTTGCACGATCTTTTACaaagtatttatgttataatataaaataaaatattccaAATGTAAATATTAAACTGGGACACCCAAAACAGAATACATAAACAATAgtaagaaacggagggagtatcatatGTTGAAATAGCAATCCAAGACATCACTCGGACCACACACTAAttatcttttttattaaaagaagTGTGGTCAATATTACATGCATAATATTCAATTGTCTAAATAATCTTACTTCTTCTTTTCTAAAATTACATATTTCCTGTGTAATTCAGAGATCTATTAACAAAAACATTCTTAGTGTTCCAAGAATAACATTTGTCATATTTGTCAGTTAACATATCGAGCAAACAAAGTTGGTCTTGATAGACCTTCCACCAACATGATGTTTTGCAATCTCCTATGTCTCTTTCCGCAATAAAGATATCAAACCAATGCAATTCGCGAGGCTTGTGGTCATCAAACACAAAGCCACAAAAGAATAGAGTTGTTTGCCATAGATTCACGTTGAATTCGAACTCATAAAAGTTTCCCCATAGAATTTGGTGCACTCCAAGATCATCATCTCTAGATTTGCagtgaatttgaatgttttcgCCATTGTTTAAAAAATTCATCACTCGTAAATTTACATGTTGTGCTTCCGCAACGGGGACATTGAGAACTAACACGATAAGTAACATGGAAATTAGTACACAAAATTTGGCAAATAGACtcattttttgaattttaactTGTTTGTATGTGCCTTTGTGGAGTATATATCATATCAGACTATGGTTGTGGAGTATATATCATGTCAGAGTATGACATGGTTATTTATAGCATCTGATGGTATTTTTCATTATTGGATTATCttatttctttcttctttttctttgaggggaattgtttctttcttattttgttgatttttcttaATCAATTAAGGAACTTATTTACATTATTGAGAATAGTTGAATTAATTTACTAAACAAGTAttatttatttctcattttgttGATCTTGTTTCCTTGTGATATCACTTAATTGATTTACATTTATAAACATTATTAAGTGTACACATTTGATTATATAATGCTACAAAAAATTTAAACCAGCGCGCGAGTAATTATCCAATATATTAAAAGTTGTAAAGTGAAAAAAGTCATAATTTGCGACAAATTATTCGTCACAccagttttttttaattacataAAAATATGTTATTAGATTGTAATTtctacttttaatttttaatttataagATGAAAGGAACTTCTTATGTGTAATTTCTATGTCACTCTCAAGGTAAGGGTCTATGGAATTTCTTATGCTTTCTTTGGTGATGAGAACTCTTCTGAACCAGAATGCTAATTGTGCTTGCTCTTCTAGTAGGCTTCCGTCTAAGGCTTTTCTTCTGGTTATTATCTCCATTAGTACTACACCAAATGCAAACACACTTACTTTTGTTGTTACTCGATCTTCCGGTGACTGCATTGAGAAATTGAACGATTTAGCAAAAGGAAATATATCAAAATAATTATTCATTGATTAAATTACAATAAGGAGCCAATAAAATTGGGTTACAAGATATTATGAGAATCATGTACAACCTTTGAGAAAATATGCCTCCTTCATTTACCATGTATAAAGAGAAATGTTCCAAGAAAGTTAAACATGGATGCTTCTGGTGACACTAATGACTCATATTAATTTgataattattttcattttgcAAGTACTAACCGACATACATTAATATCATAACACATAAGaccttcaaattcaaatttctcCATCACTGTCACCTATCTTATAGAGATTAACATTTTCATTGCATCAACAACCCCTCTCACAGAACTGCAGCATAGTTTCACAGTCTATGCCAGATTTCCACTTGACACCTTATGTGGTTTCTCATAGAGCATTAATTCTCAAAAAAATAGTAACAAATAAATCAGTTCACAATGATGATGATAATTTTTGTGTTAAATCCCTTagcctcccccccccccccaatgtAGTGAAATTTTTCACTCAAggatgttaaattttaaatgatAAAATTCAATTCATTGGAGAATTTGTCAAATTATGGAGCCATGCAGGAATATAATGCTACAATTGGAAACTGATAAAATTCATAGAACCCTAATTATTGAAACAATTGTTTGCGAAGTTTATGTTCCATGGAATACCAAACTCTAGCAACAAAAGAATGTATCCCATTGACACAATCGTATTTATATACAGCCATATGCATTCTTAAGATATTTGATGCACCTCAGGTTTGGAATCTAAATCCCTAATCACACTAGCGAGCATTGTAGAAATACGATTAAAGTAAtgatataaaattaattaaattgcaAGCAAATGAAGCAATTATAAAACTTTGATTGaagcaaaattaacaaaattaagcaACAAATTAAGCAACAAAATGGACATCAAAATCAATACATTGCGATTAACATATTCAGAATTTCAGATCACTCCTTCAGTCACATTAAATTGTCTAATGAAGTATTAGTAAAATGAGATTACTTTTGCCTCTTTATGGCCAACGTACATGACACACCGGTGACACAAACTGAATCAATGCTTTTATTGATAAAACAtagagaagaagaaaataagatTAGCATCAAAATTTACATCTGATTCCCCACATTAGCTTGAGTTTTTACGCAATTACACATGCACAACCTAACAAAATCCAAAAAGGAAAAACCTGTGCATGTTTTTAAATAAACATGCCTCATAAATAAATTACACAAAAGGTAAACATATAACAAATTTAGCGCATTAAACCTTGTAACACTTCAACAATCTccaaattttagttttttttttaacaaattagCCATCACATCCTCGAAAAAATACAAATTAGCTTCACATTTTGCCACTGACATCATTAACAAATCAATACTGAAGTGAAGCAAACAAAGCTAATTGTTTCATTAAGAAGCAATAACTACTAATCTAAGTTATGCCACAACTCAAAGCCTAGGCACAGAAGCAACATGATTCATAACAAACTAACTGAATTAAACCCTGGGAACACTTAATCAATCAAAGAAAGTAGTTTCTTTTGAACTAATTACATATCCTGGGAAAAAAACACGAATTCACTTCGCATTTTGTCACTAACATCAATGACTTGAATCAATCAAAACAATATCACAAACACAAAAACTCACAATTTTGAGATTTCTTTAAAAACCAACAAAAAAAGTTCCACGGCGGAACTTACAATGCAGAAGAGATGGAGAGTTTTGAATCAAAATCAATGTCTTTTGGATCTACCAGAAAATTGTTGCTGCTTCTCAATAGCTACTCTGAACATCCAGTACACCTGAAATCAAGATCAATCAAAAGTATGAAAGAGAAAGTTCCAATGGAAAAGATCCAATAGAGAGAAAAGGAGGAACTTGGTGATACTCACCAAAGCTATAATGTGAGCAGCGATGAGGAGGACGACGAAAAGAGGGACTAATTCCAGAAACCCTGGATTTGTTGATGATTGATGTTGCGTCATTTTTGTTAGGAGAGAAAAAATGTTGCGCCATAATAAAACTTTGACACGGGAGCTATGTCTCATATGACATCTAATCCGGGAAATCTTCATTCCCTCTCTAAATATCATAATTTAAAGTCGATTCTTGTTGGTAATGGTCATAAAATTCCTATCACAACTTTTGGGCATTCTCAGTTACCCCTACCCTCCCCTGTCCCTAAATAATGTTCTTGTCACAcccaatttaataaaaaaaatcttgtgTCAGTCCGTCAATTTACTATTGATAATCAAGTATCTATTGAGTTTGATCCTATTGGGGAATTGGTGATGGAGACTTATACCCCATCACCAATTCTCCACCTGCCCAACAGTCTTTCCCTTCTGCCTAATCGTCATTACCACTAGCACTTGGCATGACCGCTTAGGTCACCCCGGACCTCATACTCTCAACACATTGAGAAGTACCAATGCTATTTCTTGTGCTAGGCATTCCAACACTTATGTTTGCAACTCTTGTCAATTAGGAAAACATTCTCATTTGTCGTTTCAACATTCAATTAGTACTACTTCTTCTGCGTTTGATATAATTCGTGTTGATTTATGGACCTCCCCAATTCGTAACAGTAAAGGTCATAAATATTATTTAGTACTTTTGGATGATTTTAGTCATTTTCTGTGGACAATTCCCCTTCAAATATAAATCCCAAGTCTTTCAATTCCCTCCCTACTATGTCTGTTTGCTTTGTAAGGCACTTTATGGCCTAAAACAGGCACCCCGTGCATGGTACCAATGATTTGCACATTTTCTATTACAGATGGATTTTGTCATTGCCAAAAGTGACACATCTTTGTTTACTTTTCAGCATGGTGATGATATGGCTTGCCTATGACTTTATTTCATGATATTATTTTATGCACATCATCTGATGCTTTGCGTGACAGATTGATCTCTCATTTGAAAATGGAATTCCCAATGTCTGATTTGGGCCCCTGGATTATTTTTTGCGAATTTATGTCTCCGGTACTCCTTCTTATATGCTTCTCTCTCAACAAAAGTATGCACAGGAAATTTTGGAACGTGCAGGCATGGGGACTTGTAAGCCTGTTTCCACTCTTGTTGACACTAATGTAAAGCTTAGTGCAGATTCAGGTCCTCCTGTGGCAGACTGCACTCAGTACCGCAGTCTGGCAGGTGATCTAGAATACCTTACATTTACTCGCCCTGACATTGCCTATGCGATGTAACAGGTGTGTCTTTTTATGTGATCCACGGGAGCCTCATTTGAATGCATTAAAGCGCATCCTACGCTATATTCAGGGCACCATTGACCACGGATTACACTTATATCCTACATCTACTTTACGCTTGATTACATATGCTGATGAAGATTGGGGTGGGTGTCCTGACATTCGATGTTCGACTTCAGGATATTGTTGTTTCTTAGGTGACAATATTATTTTCTTGGTCTTCTAAGCGTCAGCCTACTCTTTTTAGATCAAGTGCAGAGGAATAATATAAAGGCGTCGCAAACATCGTTCTAGAGGCGTGTTGGCTACGTAACCTTCTTCTAGAGTTAAATTGCCCTCTACGTCAGGCCACCATTGTTTATCATGATAATGTCAGTGTTATTTATTTATCCAGCAACTCTGTCCAACATCAGCGCACCAAACATGTGGAGATGGACATCCATTTTGTTCGCGAGAAAATGGCGCTGGGTCAAGTATGGGTGTTGCACGTTCCTTCGCGGTATCAGTTTGAAGACATTTTCACTAAGGGCCTTCCTCGATAATTGTTTTTGGATTTCAGATCCAGTCTTAGCGTACAACCTCCTCCCGCTACGATTGCGGGGGTGTGATAGAGATAGAAATCAACTAGGATTTAATCTCTTAGGATATTTGATGTATATTAGACTTCTAGTCATATTAGtgttcctaatcctattagaaatCATATTGTAATCCCTATATATATTTGATCAATGGAATACACTCCAATTCAAGGAGTTTACACAATCTAACATATATTAATCTTATCATAACGTACAAATATCAAATGAATTAACACAAATACATATCCAATATATATTTAATAAACATGGAccttataaaaggtcattttctGACTTAATTTTGTTATTAGTTGAGAAGCATATgttgacatggcatgcttatgtgtcatgatttatattggaaactaaaatatttaacttatataacctattatacatgttacaaaaaaaagtaggaaaatattaatattctaatttgtttccttctttatatcgacaaccttaattacatatttttatagtaaaataTTACATTGGATAGcatacgtggcgcctatatgtgcCAATTAAACTGTGATACGTAAGAttgtgataaattttagttGTTGCAACTTGTGACATTTATCAGATTCTGGATGCTCTTAGGATTCCTGTGGGAGAATTCCCGTTCAGGTACTTTACAAAGGTTGTAAAGtatgtttttaattttgaatctatagaaaaaatcttcaaaaggcggaaaaaaaaaaaagtatagtcaatacaataaataaattaatgaaTAACTTAAAAAACAACCTATTCAATTCAACAACAAATCTAAggctaaaataaataaaatatgtacATTTTGAAGAtccaattaattaaattaaaaattactaTAACTTGATGATGGTATCAGCAGCCTGAGCAAAGTGTAAAACAAGCAAAACAACCGAAGTCGGGACGCTCAACGTAAGCAAAGCCAATGCACCAAGGGCAACACTAGGACGAGCGTTCATCAATTGAGTTTGCACCACACCTAAAACCTTGCAAATATACTCGTCATATTGAGCATACATTTGTTTCTCCCACCCCATCCACTCGTTTGGAGGCTCGTAATTTCTCTCCACCATCTTCATCTCGTGGATTCTTTTTCTAAGAACAATCATATTTTCATCTACTAAACGACCTTCATATTGAGATCCGTATGAGTTACTCCTATGAAGAGATGAAACAAttgtaatattattattattgttgttgtttcttGTTCGCGATTTGGGTTTCGAAGTTTTGAGGAAGGGAGAAAATGTTGAGTTGAGAGGGTTTCTTATTATTGAAGAAAGAACTGTAGTTTCCATGATTATAAATGAAATTTTTGATGAAACTTTGGTGTAACAagtttgaaaaaaaaagggttTATGTTTGTTTGATCATATTTCTCACGGAATGGTCCAAATTTATAGGACAAACACAAATGAATGTTGAACCAATCTAGAGACAACACGTGGCacaattatcaattttaattgGTGAGTTATGGTTTATAATATTAACCGGCAGCTATACGCGTTGACTTCTGATAAGCATCGAGATGGTTTGATGGCAGTTATGAGGACTTGTGACGAACCGTTTGGCGTAATTAAGAAGTGAAGTTCTAGAATATATTTATTTTGATGATGATTCGTAGAAGCAAATACCAAAGACTTTTAAAAGAAGcttcctttaatttatgtttttcattagATGCGGCGATCAAGGCGGCATGTACATTTGAAGCAACGGATTTTACTACATGTACACTTAGTGTAGAAGACATCTTATGCACCATGAttttctattggttgaaatgacatattttttttcttttattctcATTTTTTACTGGGTTTAATGATgtgttaataaattaatggtgATGTACATGAGAAtcttgtacactaggtgtaTATGTAGCCTTTTCCTGATACAATTGTATTTTGTTTCTTTAAGATATAAGCCGTACTTCACATCTGACTCTTTCCTTAACATAAGTCCCACGGTTTTTCCAAGGGGCCAAACAAGAGGGACGACTGGAGCAGTTGACAATTGATATAGgcgttgtttagttaaaagtcAACTAAACGAGGCAACAACCAATTGTCATACAATAATTAAACTACTTCCTCTATATCATTCAAATTATTCTACATAGTTACATTTTTAAGACATAAAGTAGTTTCGTATCAAAAAAATCAACATTGATAGCTTTGGTACGCTGTACTTGGGCGTGTAGCAAGTGCCAAGTAAAGCAAAGAAAAAACatttaattactccgtattttaaGAAAACTGGATTGGAATTTGTAGAGAGACAAAGGGAGGGAAAGAGTAGGATTCAATTTTCTTCCAGCCTCCACAAAATCAGCACCCCTGCCCCTATATCTATCGACTATCGACTATCGGCAGGGAACCTTTCACTGATGGGCATTGCTTGGATGAGTTCACTAGCTATCTCTCCAACTGGAAAAACTCTAGAATAATGTCAACTTCCCAATTGCAGACTCGGAATCAATAACAGTTGTTACCTTCACCTGCTCATGGTAAACGTTGCTGTCCTTGTCAAAGATCCAAATACCCTTCCAATTTCTGATATCTGTTACATTCCCTACTTTGATCAAGAAAATCAGAATAGCTTGCACCACAGTTTTCATCATGCTTGCCAACCATCTTCATTTCCTGTTGAGCTATAGATTTGGACTACAGATTGTTACTGAAACTAACAAATTAATACATACAACAACCTCAGTAAAAACAGACTTGCAAACAAGACAGCTGCTCCAGTGACAGGGACAAGGACAAGGACAAGGACATTTTTACAAATGCCATACATTTTGTCCATCAATCTCTTCATTCTTTTATGCAATTGCATAGTTGCATAAGAATCAGGGATTCCATATGTTCGAATTGAATGGTGACAATTCAATGCTACAAGAAACTGCAATAATATTATCTTTCCCGACTTCTTTACAAAAACCAATAGCTTAAAACAGTGATGACCTTATTTGCAAATGGCAGCACTGTCAATCATCGTAAGATGAGTGTGGGGCTGAGGTGCATCCAGGGTCAAATGGGTCTTCCGATCCACAACAATGCCAGTACTGTAAAACTTGACCAGAATTGGGGGTGTTCATCGTACCTCCTGTGTAGACACTCTCAAACTTCCTCTTTGTCTCTCCTGCTTAAGGTGATGAGAACCAAATAAGGATCAAGAAGCAGGAAAAACAAGCAAAGAATACTAAACAATCCAAAATGAGACTTACACATAAACAGACCCAGATAAATATTTAATGTTACTTTAACCCTTCGTTAAATCCTAAATTAACCTTCGGCCTTTAGTATACAATGCATACAGAACTTTGTGAGAAGCAAAAAAGAGAGACAGAGATAACCCTGTTCACAATATTGAAAAAATCTATCCTACAGATAGTAAACGAAAAGTTTGGTTTGGATTAGCTGTAAGCAGCATGATGTCTATCCTACAGCTAGTAAACAAAAAAGTGAGTTCGGATTAGCTTTTAGCAGCATGACGCCAGTCAAGTCACAGATGGATTCTAGATCAGACAGGTAAAATGGAGAAGTCTATTTGAAGCACTGATAGAATGTGCGATGGCCATGGTAATTTCTTGCTGATGGGACTGGGAGCACCAATATGGGAATGGGAGTATTATGAACAGACCAGCAGGCAGTCAGCAGCAAGAGACCATGTTTGCTGCCATATAAATCTATTGAATTGAATCTCAGAGTTTCAATGTAAACACTTTCTCTCAAATCCATATCTTCTTGATAAGCACCTGATTAAAGAACTAAACATATAATCGATAGatctatattttaaaaaaatctatCAAAAAAATCGGGAAATGGCTCTCTGGCTAGGTTAGGGGACACATTTTTAGCAAAGCCCAACATATCACCAACAAAAGCTACCCCACAAACAAAGGATCATAAGCACTATGCAAAATACAACTGGAGGCAAAGTCCAATGGTTTAAAATGATACAACCCAACTTAACCACATGGTGTCTAGTCTAATACCACCTCCACATcagaagagagaaaaagggaAGCTATTTTCAACCAATAAAAACAATTAAGACTTGGCTGTAAGCTCACTAGTTATGTTCAGACAATCAGCGACAGATTCTCCAATAACAACACTGAACCATGAAAGGTACCTCTGATGTGAAGCTACGAAGAAGTTCCAATGTTGACTGTTGGAGACTGTTATAAGCGCATACTAAAGAGTAAAGAGTCATGTCAACCCTTAAGTACGATATTTAACAGAATT
This sequence is a window from Spinacia oleracea cultivar Varoflay chromosome 1, BTI_SOV_V1, whole genome shotgun sequence. Protein-coding genes within it:
- the LOC110797535 gene encoding uncharacterized protein, which produces METTVLSSIIRNPLNSTFSPFLKTSKPKSRTRNNNNNNNITIVSSLHRSNSYGSQYEGRLVDENMIVLRKRIHEMKMVERNYEPPNEWMGWEKQMYAQYDEYICKVLGVVQTQLMNARPSVALGALALLTLSVPTSVVLLVLHFAQAADTIIKL